The Pseudonocardia sp. HH130630-07 DNA window CCGCGTGATCTTCTTGTTCGGTCAGGCGCTGGGCGCCGGGATGGTGGTGGTCGAGGTCGCCTCCTCAGCGCTGGTGGCGGTGTCGGGGATCGTGGTGACGCGGGAGCGGGCGAGGACGTCGAGGCCGAGGTAGCGGCGTCCTTCGGCCCATTCGTCGTGTTGCTCGGCCAGGACCGCGCCGACGAGGCGGATCAGGGAGTCGCGGTCGGGGAAGATCCCGACGACGTCGGTGCGGCGCCGGATCTCACGGTTCAGGCGCTCGGAGGGGTTGTTCGACCAGATCTGGCGCCACAGTTCTTTCGGGAAGCCGGTGAAGGCCAGGACGTCGGCTCGGGCGGCGTCGAGGTGCTCGGCGACCTTCGGGAGCTTGTCGGCCAAGGCGTCGAGGACCCGGTCGAACTGGGCTTGCACCGATATGCTGCTGCGGCGTCGGGCTGGTCATAGACCGAGTGCAGCAACGCCCGCACCCACGGTCAGGACTGCTTCGGGGTCGCAGCCATCAGGTTCGCCGCGTAGTGCGTCCTGCACCTCTGCCAGGCGGCGCCGGGCAGGGTCGCCCCGATCGCGGACACCAAGCCGGCGTGGGCGTCGCTGGTGACCAGCGCGACGCCGGTCAGACCGCGGGCGGTGAGGTCGCGGAAGAACCCCAGCCAGCCGGCGCCGTCCTCGGCGGAGCTGACCTGCAGGCCGAGGATCTCCCGGTGTCCGTCGCCGTTGACCCCGGTGGCGAGCAGGGCGTGGACTGCCACGACCCGGCCGCCCTCGCGGACTTTGAGCACGAGCGCGTCGGCGGCGACGAAGGTGTAGGGGCCCTGGTCGAGCGGACGCGTCCGGAACTGCTCGACTTGGCCGTCGAGGTCCCGGGCCATCTCTGAGACCTGCGACTTCGACAACCTCGTGATGCCCAGGGAGTCGACGAGTTTCTCCATCCGCCGCGTCGAGACCCCGAGCAGGTAGCAGGTCGCGACCACCGTGGTCAGGGCCCGCTCCGCCCGGCGACGACGCTCCAGCAACCAGTCGGGGAAGTAGGAGCCGTTGCGCAGCTTGGGGATCGCCACGTCGATCGTGCCGGCGCGGGTGTCGAAGTCGCGGTGGCGGTAGCCGTTGCGGGTGTTCGTGCGAGCCTCGGAACGCTCGCCCCAGGCCGCGCCGCACACCGAGTCGGCGTCGGCGGACATCAGGGTGTTGATGAACGTGGTCAACATGTGGCGCAGCAGATCCGGGCTCGCCTGGGACAGCTGCTCGTGCAGGAACTCGGTGGGGTCGATACTGGAGGGTGCGGTCATCGCGTGATCCATCTTCTGTGGGCTGTGAGAGGCGTTCAGAAGATCACGCGGTGGCCGCCCTACAGCTCGACCAGCTCGTCACCGGGCCGGTCGCACACCACCTTGGTGGACGCCACTCCCCAGGGTGTTGAGGGCAGCAAGGATCGACTCGACGGCATGACCAGCAGCCCGCATCTGATCGACGAACGCGACGATCAGCGGTTTCGGGGGTCGAGCTCCCCCACGAAGAAAATCGTCGCCGACTTGAGGACCTCGTTGACCTCGCGCAGGCGCTTGTTCTCCGCCCGCAACCGCCGCAGCTCCTCGCGGTCATCGCTGGTCACGCCCGCTACGACGCCGGTGTCGACGTCGTGCTGGGACACCCAGCGACGCACGGACTCACGCGACACCCCGAGTGACTCAGCGACCTGGACATGCACGGCACGCTCGGTCGAGTACGCCGAACGATGCTCGGTCACCAGACGCACAGCCTGGCTCCGAACCGCTGGGTCGATCTTCTTGGGCACGACACCCATCCTCTCAGCCTGCTCACAACGGAGCGGCAGAGAAGCCGGGACGGTTCACCCGGGATGCTGACGAACATCGACTCGGGGCTGTGTGCTGTCGAGCATGGCGCCCGGCCTTCAGCGGCGGCGACACCGGCAAGCGTGACACCGACACCGACACCGGCGCGGACACCACCGCCGACACCGGCGCCGAGACCAACGCCAACACTGGCGCGGACACCGGCGCCTACGCTGGCACAAGCAACATCGACGCTCACGGTCTCGACCCTTTGCTGCCGGAACCACTGACGGAGCATCGCGCTGCCAGCCGACAGCCGAGACGACACCGGCGCCGACACCGGTGTCACCGGTGTCACCGGTGACACTGACGCTCACGGTCTCGACCCATTGCTGCCGGAACCACCGACGACTCGTCGCGCTGGGGGCCGACAGCCGACACCACACCGGCCCCGCCCGGTTCCGGTGCCCAGACCGGCGTCGCCAAGTTCCGCCGCGGGCACCGCCATCGATACCCGACCTCACAGCGCACCCCACGACCTCGCAGACCGCACCGCAGCTGCGAGGTCGCGGTACGGGCTGCGAGGTGGCGGTAGGCCGAGGTGGGGACCCGGGACATCGGCGGGGTTGGAGGAGCAGAGGCGCTGCGTCTGGTGCCGGATGCGGCCTGCCGTGTAGGTCGGACATTCGGGCCGTCGCACACCGCTGCGCGTCGGTCACGCCGGCTCGCCACGGCCTGCCGGACACGCTGGTCGCGCGAAGCCGTGCGGATCGGCGCGCATCCGTGACGATGGTGGAGCCGCCGCCCGCGCCGAGATGCACATCAGCGGGGTTCGCCCGGCCAAACGGCCCGCTGATGTGCACCTCGGCGCGGTCTCCGCGGTAGGGGTCTGCGGCCGAGTGCCGAGTGGCCGGGATCCACTCGCGGGGGCGTACGCGACACGAGTCGAGGGAGTCGGCCCGATCGAGCACGTGCCGGCTTCCGGCACGAGGTGAGCCCTGCACGCCCCGATCCGGTTCCTCGCGCCACGGCGCTCCGGCGGACAGGAAGTGGGCGGCACACGGGGTGCCGCGGCGCGCGTCCCGCGCTGACGCACCACCGGTGGGTGGCGGCTCGATCAGGGATCCCGGTCCCGGCTCGCCCTATGCTCACGTCGTGACGGCGATCCTGCTGACCGGGATGTCGGGTACCGGCAAGTCCACCGTGATCGACGCGCTCGCCCGGCGAGGACTCGACGCCGTCGACACCGACCACGGCGGCTACATCGAGCACGCCGCGCTCGACGGCCACGGCGACCCGGAGCCGATCTGGCGCGAGGACCGGATCCGGGCCCTGCTCGACCAGGCCCGGCGCGGTCCGCTGTTCCTCTCCGGCTGCGTCGTCGACCAGCGCCGGTTCTCCCCGCGCTTCAACGAGGTCGTGCTGCTCAGCGCTCCACTCGAGACCGTTCGGTACCGCGTGCGC harbors:
- a CDS encoding transposase codes for the protein MTEHRSAYSTERAVHVQVAESLGVSRESVRRWVSQHDVDTGVVAGVTSDDREELRRLRAENKRLREVNEVLKSATIFFVGELDPRNR
- a CDS encoding shikimate kinase produces the protein MTAILLTGMSGTGKSTVIDALARRGLDAVDTDHGGYIEHAALDGHGDPEPIWREDRIRALLDQARRGPLFLSGCVVDQRRFSPRFNEVVLLSAPLETVRYRVRARTTNPFGRTEPDRARIAADLRDVEPVLRAGATVEIDTRRPVHDVVVRVLALAGQ